A DNA window from Rhipicephalus sanguineus isolate Rsan-2018 chromosome 8, BIME_Rsan_1.4, whole genome shotgun sequence contains the following coding sequences:
- the LOC119403146 gene encoding uncharacterized protein LOC119403146, translated as MNVAHNVHVANGSVYVPPPDYGDVPPTILNAPVTPGFVAPPPIEQGDWWTQTKLWYRQQWKKTDPVLPAVPASLGLAATAASLAGNLTGTGMVMIPFAFVWIGWSAILWLPLFGVLAAFSASLLESCCEMLEVRYEEYRRFHWYTQYSDIANRALGPALAKVVTALRFLCVVGVWAVVIVIASAAMVDFVAALMPTPIPKGYVYCSLVTVYGVFFTLYSGPVAPHGRYWRV; from the exons ATGAATGTTGCCCACAACGTCCACGTAGCAAATGGCTCCGTGTACGTTCCGCCACCGGACTACGGAGACGTGCCTCCGACAATCCTCAACGCCCCGGTGACGCCTGGATTTGTGGCGCCGCCCCCTATCGAGCAAGGCGACTGGTGGACGCAGACCAAGCTGTGGTACAGGCAGCAGTGGAAGAAGACCGACCCGGTGCTTCCGGCGGTGCCGGCGTCACTAGGCCTCGCTGCGACCGCAGCGTCCCTGGCGGGCAATCTCACCGGCACTGGAATGGTGATGATACCCTTTGCCTTCGTGTGGATAG GGTGGAGTGCTATTCTTTGGCTTCCACTGTTCGGAGTTCTCGCGGCCTTTAGCGCGAGCCTGCTCGAGTCATGCTGTGAAATGTTGGAGGTGCGCTACGAAGAGTACCGCCGGTTCCACTGGTACACACAGTACTCGGACATCGCCAACAGAGCCTTGGGACCAGCACTAGC GAAAGTCGTGACGGCCCTGCGGTTCCTCTGCGTCGTGGGAGTCTGGGCCGTGGTCATTGTTATCGCATCGGCCGCTATGGTTGACTTCGTTGCCGCCCTCATGCCAACGCCAATCCCAAAGGGATACGTCTACTGCAGCCTTGTCACTGTCTACGGAGTGTTTTTCACACTCTACAGCGGCCCTGTGGCACCCCATGGAAGATACTGGCGAGTGTGA
- the LOC119401717 gene encoding uncharacterized protein LOC119401717 codes for MAEGTGGALFTIGSLSLPLNLSSFLGTVPGQSRSVLYFVGLGILAFNFAAVCGFTNIRRDMKAPPCFTKAAAFGVAGSTLALFVVGVTAYAVLTVVTGNVVLSLNGRDTRIAANIFTVMCTEQAMSLTYIIMGEYDRVEDYGKRVAWNRAKRSSPLALCAGLLALAVPYDGALMGLVGSLALCPIAFVLPPVFYYKLCQGSEQWPEKPLSMRMKICLALAVLSGLLVFIGGTVTSIIQLVEESRVDEQSCFWGFCYDQKFAHTPQSVSIYDILTSGRKPEDRLWLQCAKKS; via the exons ATGGCTGAAGGCACAGGAGGGGCATTGTTTACCATAGGGTCGCTCAGTCTGCCGCTCAATCTCAGTTCCTTCCTCGGCACCGTTCCTGGCCAATCAAGGAGCGTTCTCTACTTCGTCGGTCTCGGAATCTTGGCCTTCAATTTCGCTGCCGTGTGCGGATTTACGAATATTCGACGCGACATGAAGGCACCGCCCTGTTTCACCAAGGCCGCTGCCTTCGGAGTTGCGG GGAGCACGCTGGCCTTGTTCGTGGTTGGAGTGACGGCCTACGCGGTTCTTACGGTGGTCACCGGAAACGTCGTGTTGAGCCTGAACGGACGAGATACCAGGATCGCCGCCAACATTTTCACTGTGATGTGCACCGAACAGGCGATGAGCCTGACCTACATAATAATGGGAGAGTACGACCGCGTGGAGGATTACGGAAAAC GCGTGGCCTGGAATCGTGCCAAGAGGTCGTCTCCGCTTGCCCTGTGCGCCGGTCTGCTTGCGCTGGCCGTACCATACGACGGGGCCCTGATGGGACTCGTCGGGTCTTTGGCTCTGTGTCCAATAGCCTTCGTGTTGCCCCCAGTGTTCTACTACAAGCTGTGCCAGGGGTCGGAGCAGTGGCCAGAGAA GCCCCTGAGCATGAGAATGAAGATCTGCCTCGCATTGGCGGTTCTTAGCGGCCTGCTCGTGTTCATCGGCGGAACGGTGACGTCGATCATCCAGCTTGTGGAAGAGAGCCGCGTGGACGAACAGTCTTGCTTCTGGGGCTTCTGCTACGATCAAAAGTTCGCACACACGCCGCAATCAGTTTCTATCTACGACATACTGACTAGTGGCAGGAAGCCAGAGGACAGGCTATGGCTTCAATGCGCCAAGAAATCCTAA